One Sphingobacteriales bacterium DNA window includes the following coding sequences:
- a CDS encoding alpha/beta hydrolase — protein sequence MKAFFITLISFLVINSVFALNPVREYPVTPADYGMDYNNIRVKTSDNMMLQVWFFKATDKLSRKVIILSDDGDGNMADLIEYASNFLSLGYNVVTYDYRGYGKSDDFPINNNFFMYSQFQKDLEGVLDWVKRDYPSLKTIHLFGLGIGGGLSIGIGCNRAEISRIIADSPYSTFELTEKRYMDVYGQKVMMPLGYDKTFLEPYYAMSEKGSGLQGILLICGADDKIFTPTDMKELYKLKKSITSIYTVAGATSKTTYTTSKQAYFAEIKKFLGQ from the coding sequence ATGAAGGCTTTTTTTATCACTTTAATTTCATTTCTGGTCATTAATTCAGTGTTTGCATTAAATCCTGTAAGAGAATATCCGGTTACCCCGGCCGACTATGGCATGGATTACAACAACATCAGAGTGAAGACTTCAGATAATATGATGCTGCAGGTATGGTTTTTCAAGGCAACCGACAAACTGTCGAGAAAAGTAATCATTTTAAGCGATGACGGAGACGGGAATATGGCCGACCTTATTGAATATGCCAGTAATTTCCTGTCGCTGGGCTACAACGTAGTAACCTATGATTACCGTGGATACGGGAAAAGCGATGATTTCCCCATAAACAATAATTTTTTCATGTACAGCCAGTTTCAAAAAGATCTGGAAGGCGTGCTCGACTGGGTAAAACGCGATTATCCTTCTCTGAAAACCATTCATTTATTTGGTTTGGGAATTGGGGGAGGTTTATCAATAGGTATTGGTTGTAACAGGGCTGAAATCAGTCGTATTATTGCTGATTCACCTTATTCCACCTTTGAACTTACAGAAAAACGATATATGGATGTTTACGGGCAGAAGGTAATGATGCCGCTTGGGTATGATAAGACCTTCCTTGAACCCTATTACGCAATGAGTGAAAAAGGTTCTGGCCTTCAGGGGATTTTGCTGATCTGCGGGGCAGATGATAAAATTTTTACCCCGACCGACATGAAAGAGCTTTACAAGCTGAAAAAAAGCATCACTTCCATTTACACGGTTGCCGGAGCCACCTCAAAAACCACCTATACGACCAGCAAACAGGCTTATTTTGCCGAAATTAAAAAATTTCTTGGTCAATAA
- a CDS encoding bifunctional methionine sulfoxide reductase B/A protein, which yields MKYNVLTEEEKKVILYKATERPFTGEYDNFFEKGLYACKQCNAPLFHSSAKFHSGCGWPSFDEEIQGAVLRIPDRDGMRTEIICSNCGGHLGHVFEGEGFTPKNTRHCVNSLSLRFIPETEVSRHYDTAVFASGCFWGTEFYFQKAKGVISTQVGFTGGHTQNPTYKQVCQGNTGHAEAVMVVFNPAETSYEELAKLFFETHNPEQRDGQGPDIGHQYRSAIFYKDEQQKKIAESLMEILRQKGYKIATELNKFEKFWIAEDYHQDYYQKTGGTPYCHHYTKRF from the coding sequence ATGAAATACAATGTTTTAACTGAGGAAGAAAAAAAAGTAATACTTTATAAAGCAACTGAAAGACCTTTTACAGGGGAGTATGACAATTTTTTTGAAAAGGGATTGTACGCCTGCAAGCAGTGCAATGCTCCCTTGTTTCATTCATCCGCCAAGTTTCACTCTGGTTGCGGATGGCCCAGCTTCGATGAAGAAATACAGGGAGCGGTGCTCAGAATCCCGGACAGGGATGGTATGCGGACAGAGATCATTTGTTCCAATTGTGGCGGTCATCTTGGCCATGTGTTTGAAGGAGAGGGATTTACCCCAAAAAATACCCGGCATTGCGTCAATTCTTTGTCTCTCAGATTCATTCCGGAGACGGAAGTCTCCAGGCATTACGACACGGCTGTTTTTGCTTCCGGTTGTTTCTGGGGAACGGAATTTTATTTTCAAAAGGCAAAGGGGGTTATTTCAACCCAGGTAGGTTTTACAGGTGGTCATACCCAAAATCCTACCTATAAACAGGTTTGTCAGGGTAATACCGGCCATGCAGAAGCTGTTATGGTCGTTTTTAATCCTGCTGAAACAAGCTATGAGGAATTGGCAAAATTGTTTTTTGAAACACATAACCCTGAGCAGCGGGACGGACAAGGTCCTGACATCGGCCATCAGTATCGTTCTGCCATTTTTTATAAAGATGAACAACAAAAAAAGATAGCTGAATCCCTGATGGAAATACTGCGGCAGAAAGGATATAAAATAGCTACGGAGCTTAATAAATTTGAGAAATTCTGGATAGCGGAAGACTATCATCAGGATTATTATCAGAAAACAGGGGGCACTCCTTACTGCCACCACTATACAAAGCGATTTTAA
- the sufC gene encoding Fe-S cluster assembly ATPase SufC, with amino-acid sequence MLEIRNLNASINGNEILKGLNLSIKPGEIHAIMGPNGSGKSTLASVLAGKELVEVTQGEVLYKGKNLLDMSPEHRSWEGIFLAFQYPVEIPGVSITNFMRTAINEKRKYFGQEPISGAEFVKLMNEKKKVVDITTQLTNRSVNEGFSGGEKKRNEIFQMAMLEPELAILDETDSGLDIDALRVVANGVNLLKNKTNSFLVITHYQRLLDYIVPDFVHVLYQGKIVKSGTRELALELEEKGYDWLKE; translated from the coding sequence ATGTTGGAAATCAGAAATTTAAATGCATCCATTAATGGAAATGAGATATTAAAGGGGCTGAATTTAAGCATCAAACCCGGTGAAATTCACGCCATCATGGGGCCGAATGGTTCGGGGAAAAGTACACTTGCCTCTGTTTTGGCCGGGAAAGAGCTTGTGGAAGTTACACAAGGCGAGGTCTTATATAAAGGCAAAAATCTGCTTGACATGAGTCCCGAACACCGTTCATGGGAAGGTATTTTCCTTGCTTTTCAATATCCGGTTGAAATTCCGGGAGTCAGTATCACCAATTTTATGCGCACAGCCATCAATGAAAAGAGGAAATATTTTGGACAGGAACCTATCTCAGGAGCTGAATTCGTTAAACTCATGAACGAAAAAAAGAAAGTTGTCGATATTACCACCCAACTGACAAACCGCTCTGTCAATGAGGGCTTTTCAGGTGGTGAAAAAAAACGTAACGAAATATTTCAGATGGCCATGCTCGAACCCGAACTGGCTATCCTTGATGAAACCGATTCAGGCCTTGACATTGATGCCCTCAGAGTGGTGGCAAATGGAGTTAACTTGCTGAAAAACAAAACCAATTCTTTCCTTGTGATTACACATTACCAGCGACTGCTTGATTATATTGTCCCGGATTTTGTTCATGTTCTGTATCAGGGAAAAATTGTGAAATCAGGAACCAGGGAACTGGCTCTCGAACTGGAAGAAAAAGGTTATGACTGGTTGAAAGAATAA
- the sufB gene encoding Fe-S cluster assembly protein SufB — MNDSQQVINSITEEKYKYGFYTPLEQEFAPKGLNEEIIRFISAKKNEPDFMLEFRLKAFRNWQKMKEPAWAHLTYPPVDFQDITYFAAPKKKNLKSLDEADPELLETFNKLGIPLEEQKVLAGVAVDVVMDSSSVITTYKEKLNELGIIFTSIGEALQTHPDLVRKYLGSVVPPTDNYYAALNSAVFSDGSFVFIPKGVRCPIELSTYFRINAAETGQFERTLIVAEEGSYVSYLEGCTAPMRDENQLHAAVVEIVALDHAEVKYSTVQNWYPGDSEGKGGIYNFVTKRGICKGKNSHISWTQVETGSAITWKYPSVILLGDNSTGEFYSVAVTNHFQQADTGTKMIHIGKNTRSRIVSKGISAGKSNNSYRGLVKIMKSAINARNHTQCDSLLLGDKCGAHTFPYVDVANRTAIVEHEATTSKIADDQLFYCNQRGISNENAVALIVNGYAREVLNKLPMEFAVEAQKLLSITLENSVG; from the coding sequence ATGAACGACAGTCAACAGGTAATTAACTCGATAACCGAGGAAAAATATAAATATGGCTTTTATACCCCCCTGGAACAGGAATTTGCACCAAAGGGGCTGAATGAAGAGATTATCCGGTTTATTTCTGCTAAAAAAAATGAGCCTGATTTTATGCTTGAGTTCAGGCTGAAAGCTTTCAGAAACTGGCAGAAAATGAAAGAACCGGCTTGGGCACATCTGACTTATCCTCCTGTTGATTTTCAGGATATTACTTACTTTGCTGCACCCAAAAAGAAGAATCTCAAAAGCCTTGATGAAGCCGATCCGGAGCTGCTGGAAACATTCAACAAACTGGGCATTCCGCTGGAAGAACAAAAAGTGCTGGCTGGAGTTGCTGTTGATGTGGTGATGGACAGCAGTTCGGTAATTACTACCTATAAAGAAAAACTTAATGAACTCGGGATTATTTTCACTTCGATAGGAGAAGCGCTGCAAACCCATCCTGATCTGGTCAGGAAATACCTGGGGTCTGTCGTACCACCAACTGATAATTACTATGCTGCATTGAATTCCGCAGTTTTCAGTGACGGTTCTTTTGTCTTTATTCCCAAAGGTGTTCGTTGCCCGATAGAGTTATCGACTTATTTCAGAATAAATGCTGCAGAAACAGGGCAGTTTGAAAGAACTCTTATCGTTGCCGAAGAAGGCAGTTATGTCAGCTATCTTGAAGGTTGTACAGCTCCCATGCGTGATGAAAACCAGTTGCATGCAGCCGTAGTGGAAATTGTTGCACTCGACCATGCTGAGGTGAAATACAGCACAGTTCAGAACTGGTACCCTGGCGATAGTGAAGGAAAAGGTGGCATTTATAACTTTGTGACCAAAAGAGGTATTTGCAAGGGCAAAAACAGCCATATATCATGGACACAGGTAGAAACCGGTTCAGCCATCACCTGGAAATATCCGAGTGTTATCCTGCTTGGCGACAACAGCACAGGGGAGTTTTATTCAGTAGCGGTAACCAACCATTTTCAGCAGGCAGATACAGGAACCAAAATGATTCACATCGGCAAAAACACACGTAGCCGCATTGTGAGCAAAGGTATCTCCGCAGGAAAAAGTAACAACAGCTACAGGGGACTAGTGAAGATCATGAAAAGTGCCATCAATGCCCGCAATCATACCCAATGCGATTCATTATTGCTTGGCGACAAATGCGGGGCACATACCTTTCCCTATGTGGATGTAGCTAACCGGACTGCCATCGTTGAACATGAGGCTACTACCTCCAAAATTGCTGATGATCAGTTGTTTTACTGCAATCAACGGGGAATAAGTAATGAAAATGCAGTAGCTTTGATTGTCAATGGATATGCCAGAGAAGTTTTAAACAAACTACCCATGGAATTTGCCGTTGAAGCACAAAAATTATTGTCAATTACGCTTGAAAACAGCGTGGGTTAA